The window NNNNNNNNNNNNNNNNNNNNNNNGCTTCATGTCTTACCAATTCATTTTCATCATTTTTCAATACTTTGGCAACATGTGGTACTTTGTCCTCTCCACCAAAATCAACTAGAATACACGTGGCTCGAGTTCTTACTACAAAGTCTGGATGAGTTAAAAGTTTTACAAAATATGCAGTGTCTTTTTTTTCATATTTTAATTCCATCTCTGCAAAGAGACTTAATCTGTCTTGAGTGACTGCCTGCATTTTGTTTTCAGGTTTTTTATTTCCTATATTAGGTTACCCCATTTTTGAAGATATTTTGAAGATGCGTTATCTATTTAATGGAAAAAAATTCAATATCGAATAATGAGTGTAGCAATAGGACAAAAAGCGCCAAATTTTGCAGTCTCTGAATGGGTCCAAGGTGCTCCAACAAACTTTGATAAGGAAAAGGATCACATTGTTCTAGTCGAGGTATTTCAGGTAAATTGTCCAGGTTGCTTTATGCATGCACTCCCAGAGGCAATAAGCATCTACAACAAATACAAAGATGATGGCGTGCGAGTGATAGGACTGGCAACAGCATTTGAGGATTATGATAAAAACACTTTGGATAATCTAAAGATGTTAGCAGAAACAGGTGAAGTTGTTGGAGATACTAAAGAAGCACTATCGATGTACGGTCAGCTGCAACCAGGCAACAAATTATCTTACAAGATTCCATTTCCATTGGCAATGGACAAACTGGTAAAGACAGACGGAAAGATTAGTGACGAAAAAGTCATGCAATTTATCTACGGACAAATTCCAGAGTTTGACACTCAACCAGAAGATTATAGAAAACAGATTATCCAGCGAGTCAAAGATTACATGAAGACCAAAGAATATTCTGCTGAGACATTTGAGAAATTTGCTTTACAAGGAACTCCATCAATGATACTAGTAGATAGAAAAGGAATTTTACGAAATGTATCCTTTGGACAATCAGGAAATGTCGAAGCAATGATTCAGAAATTGCTTAAAGAATAATCATCTAACAAAATAAAGTATAACAGACAAAGATACCACAATACAAAAACCAGTAATTAGTGCAACTTTGGCATTATCCACAGGTATGATTCATACAGATAAAATAAAAATAAATCTAAAATTCCAAGAATGTTTTTCAAAAAAAGTGATAGTGTTTCTATTTATAGAAGAAAAATAGAATATTTTGACAATGGAAATTACACGCTCATTTTTTGCACTATTACTTGTGTTATCATGTGTAATTGCCATTCCTAACGCAATTGCACAAACTGAATCAGATAAAAAAACATACACAATAGGAACTTATCTTCTAAATGTAGGCAAAATTGATCTTCAGAATGGAGCCTATGATCTAGACTTTTACATTTGGATAAAGTCTGATGATGCTAACTTTATTGAAACAAAACCAAAAATTGAATTTATGAATGGTAAAGCAACTACAGAACCAATCACAGTAGAAAAAAATTACTATGAAGCAAGAGTGAAGGGAATATTTCAAAAAAACATGGACTTTAGAAATTATCCATTTGAAAAAATATTGCTAACAATAGAAATAGAAGGAACAGAAGACATGAAATCTTTTGAATTCGTTCCAGACCTTGAAGAGAGCGGTGTAGATGATCTAGTAAACATTCCAGGATGGAATCTCCAATCTACAAACTCGGATGTTACAATTCACAAATATTCTGATGATTCAGAATATTCAAGATACGTATTTTCACTAGAGATGGAGAGATTTCCATTATCTTCATTTTTGAAGACCATGTTACCAGTAATTATCATCACAACTATTGCAATGCTTGCATTTTGGATGAGTCCAACAAACTTTACTGCAAGAATAGGGTTGGGGGCATCCACATTACTTGCAGCAGTTGCTGCCCATCTCAATGCAGCAAACCAATTACCACCAATTGGCTATCTGACTCTATTTGACAAGATAATGATTATTGCATATGCTTTGTTTCTCAACAATCTCCTTTCAATGGTAATTCAAATGAGATTAATTGATCACAAGCGTGAGGAAGAAGCAGTTAAAGTAAATGCAAAGATGAGAA is drawn from Candidatus Nitrosarchaeum limnium SFB1 and contains these coding sequences:
- a CDS encoding alkyl hydroperoxide reductase/ Thiol specific antioxidant/ Mal allergen; amino-acid sequence: MSVAIGQKAPNFAVSEWVQGAPTNFDKEKDHIVLVEVFQVNCPGCFMHALPEAISIYNKYKDDGVRVIGLATAFEDYDKNTLDNLKMLAETGEVVGDTKEALSMYGQLQPGNKLSYKIPFPLAMDKLVKTDGKISDEKVMQFIYGQIPEFDTQPEDYRKQIIQRVKDYMKTKEYSAETFEKFALQGTPSMILVDRKGILRNVSFGQSGNVEAMIQKLLKE
- a CDS encoding hypothetical protein (hypothetical protein Mboo_1005) translates to MEITRSFFALLLVLSCVIAIPNAIAQTESDKKTYTIGTYLLNVGKIDLQNGAYDLDFYIWIKSDDANFIETKPKIEFMNGKATTEPITVEKNYYEARVKGIFQKNMDFRNYPFEKILLTIEIEGTEDMKSFEFVPDLEESGVDDLVNIPGWNLQSTNSDVTIHKYSDDSEYSRYVFSLEMERFPLSSFLKTMLPVIIITTIAMLAFWMSPTNFTARIGLGASTLLAAVAAHLNAANQLPPIGYLTLFDKIMIIAYALFLNNLLSMVIQMRLIDHKREEEAVKVNAKMRKAIPVICVLIFLALFLV